The DNA window AGTGCCCGCGTCAGGTTTTTCATGCTCAGACTACCTACCATCTCACCGTTTCTGACAACTCTGAAGACCATATCTGTATCTCCCCCGGAGCGGGAGAGAACCGCTTCGAGGTTATCTTTCTCCGAAATGTCGCCATCATAGTCTGCATCGTTATCAACGTGCTTCTCCATGATGGAGCGCACACGAATCACCCGTGCCCGGTTTATATCACTGATAAAATCGATAATATAAGGGTCATTGGGGTTGAGCAGGATTTCCTGAGGATCGCCCTGCTGAATTACTTCACCATCCTTGAGAATGACCAGATGGTCCGACAGTTTGAGGGCTTCGTCCAGGTCGTGGGTGATGAATACTATGGTTTTCTTGAGCTCTGCCTGTAGCTCCAGCAACAGATCCTGCATGTCTGAGCGGATGAGTGGGTCCAGTGCTGAGAAAGCCTCGTCCATCAGCATGATGGGAGAGTTGGATACCAATGCGCGGGCTATACCAACTCGCTGCTGCATGCCTCCTGATAGCTGATGGGGGTATTGGTTCTCGTTACCCTCAAGTCCTACACGGGCCAGCCACTTTACCGCTTCGCTTTCAAAGTCGGCGACCGTATAACCGCGAATGTTAAGAGCCATGCCAGAGTTTTCAAGCACGGTTTTATGCGGCAGTAACGCAAACTTCTGGAACACCATGGACATCTGTTCCCGCCGGAGCTGACGCAACT is part of the Marinobacter sp. ANT_B65 genome and encodes:
- a CDS encoding quaternary amine ABC transporter ATP-binding protein; translation: MANDIKISIKHLYKIFGPTPDVALEYVKRGMNKADLLDQQNHVLGLRDINVDIRDGEITVIMGLSGSGKSTLIRHLNRLIEPTAGEIRLDDTDVLSLNEEQLRQLRREQMSMVFQKFALLPHKTVLENSGMALNIRGYTVADFESEAVKWLARVGLEGNENQYPHQLSGGMQQRVGIARALVSNSPIMLMDEAFSALDPLIRSDMQDLLLELQAELKKTIVFITHDLDEALKLSDHLVILKDGEVIQQGDPQEILLNPNDPYIIDFISDINRARVIRVRSIMEKHVDNDADYDGDISEKDNLEAVLSRSGGDTDMVFRVVRNGEMVGSLSMKNLTRALVPTDASTAGNNLTG